The Pseudomonas sp. SCB32 DNA window CGGAGCCGCCAGTAGAGGCTGCCGGACCGGCAGCGGTGGGCGCCAGGGCCTGGGTCGGGTCGAGGCCGGCGGCGATGGCTTGCTGCAGGTCCTCGGTGCTCGGTACGGAGAGTTGCGCCTGCGCGGGCGCCGCGTGCGGCAGGTCAGCGCCGCTCCACTGGCTGTCGCGGCCCAGGTCGACCAGGTGGCCGTTGCCGGTATCCAGGGTCACGGCACCGGCGGCGCCGGTGACCAACTGCTCACCCTGGTAGATGCGGTCACCTTCGACCAGGACGCGCTGGGCGCCTTCGGGGGATACCGCAACCACTTGGCCGATGATGCTTTTGACGACGGCGACGACGCTGCTCATGCACTTCTCCTGATGGCGTGCCGGCTGGGCTGCCGTATCCAATCCGGCGCCAGGGCATTCCCTTGTCATTCAGAGCGAGATTTTTGGCGTCAATAACTTGGCTTATATCGGATCGAAATTGCGCATATGCCAATGTATTGACCATTCGCGTGCCATCCTAAACAATTGGCAAATCGATGTCACTTTGATATCGAAGCGCCTCTCAAAATTATTTTCGTGAAACTGGTCACGTTTTCCGACTGGTCCTCGCAGCGTATTCGCCGGTCTTTTGACGCTCTTTGCGGCAATCGAATCGCTGCCGCAATCCCATTGATAAGGATGTTTCTTCATGCGTCTGCGATTCGCTTCCGTAGTGCCCTTTGCCCTGTCATTCGTGCTTCCCGCCCATGCCGATACGCTCAACCAGGCGATGCAGAAGGCCATCGACTACCACCCGGAAATCCAGGCTGGCGTGAACAGCCGACTGGCCGCCGACAAGCAACTGCGTGCCGCCGAAGGTGGCTACCTGCCGTCGGTTGACCTGCTGGGTGGTTACGGTCGCGAAGGCACCGATTCGCCCACCACCCGCGCCGAAGGCAACGACAACTGGAAGACCATGAGCCGTGGCGAGTCCAGCCTGCGTCTGCAGCAGATGGTGTTCGACGGCTTCGCCACGTCCAGCGAAGTGGGCCGCCAGCAGGCCACCGTGAACTCCCGCGCCTATTCGCTGCTCGGCACCTCCGAGCGCACCGCGCTGCAAGTGGCCCAGGTCTACACCGACGTGCTGCGTCGCCAGGAAATGGTCCGTCTGGCCGAAGCGAACCTGAAGCGCCACCAGCAGGTGTATGACCAGATCAGCCTGCGCAGCGCGCGTGGCGTTGGCCGTCTGGCCGACCAGGACCAGGCCGAGGCGCGCCTGGCCCAGGCGCAGAACAACCTGTTCACCGAGAAGACCAACCTGGCCGACGCCCGCACCAACTACTTCAGCGTGGTGGGCAGCGAGCCGGTGGACCTGGCCGAACCGTCCGGCCTGAACGGCCAGCTGCCGGCCGACCTGCAGGCGGCGCGTCGCCAGCTGCTGGAAAACAGCCCGATCCTGCGTTCGGCGGAGTCGGACGTGGCGGCGGCCGAGAAGCAGTACGACGCGGCGAAGTCGACCTTCTACCCGCGCTTCGATGCGGAACTGTCCACCGGTGCCGACAACAACATCGACGGCGATCCGGGCCACAACAACGAATGGCAGGCCATGCTGCGCATGCGCTACAACCTGTTCGCCGGCGGCAGCAACAAGGCCGAGCTGGAAGCCAAGTCCTACCAGGCCACCCAGGCACTGGATATCCGCAACAACGCCCTGCGCCAGTTGAACGAAGAACTCGGACTGTCCTGGAACGCCCTGGCCAACGCCCGCGAGCAGCTGCCGATCGCCCGCCAGTACGTGAGCTACAGCACCCGCGTGCGCGAGGCCTACCAGCAGCAGTTCACCATCGGCGAGCGCACCCTGCTCGATCTGCTGGACAGCGAGAACGAACTGTTCAACGCTTCGCGCCGCGCGGTCGATCTGCAGTACACCGAGCTGTTCACCCAGTACCGTATCAAGGCCACCCTGGGCGAGCTGCTCAAGAGCCAGGGCGTGGTGGCGCCGATGGCGACCGTGGTGAGCAACGACGTCAAGCCGCAGGTCCAGCTGCCCGGCCTGAACTGAGCCGGTTCACTGTCCCAACCCAGCCAGTCCCAACCAAGAGTGTCCCCGCGTGGATCAAGAAGTCAGTCGAGTTTCCTCACGTCACGATCCACGCGGTCTGCTCGATGACCCGCTGCTGGACAGCCTGCTGACGCTCTGTCAGCTGCACCAGAAGCCGGCCAGCCGGGCGATGCTCACCAGTGGCCTGCCGCTGCCCGAGCAGCGCCTGTCCGCCGAGCTGCTGCCCCGTGCTGCGGCCCGCGCGGGTTTGCAGGGCCGGCTCCTGCAACGACGCCTGGAGCAGATCCCGGCGCTTGCGCTGCCGGCCATGCTGCTGCTGCGCGAAGGTCGCTGCGCGGTGCTGCTGGGTTGGGAAAGCGATGGCCAGGCGCGCCTGCTGCTGAGCGAAAGCGACGGCGGCGAGGTGCGTGTGTCCCGCGAGCTGCTGCTCGAGGATTACAGCGGCCAGGCGTTCTTCGCCCAGCCGCAGCACAAGTTCGACCTGCAGCACGGCGAGCTCATTCCGCGTGTGAACAGCTGGTTCCGCGACACGCTCAAGCGCTCGCGCTGGCTGTACGTCGATGCGGTGGCCGCGAGCCTGGTGATCAACCTGATCGCCCTGGCCGCGCCGCTGTTCGTGATGAACGTCTACGACCGCGTTGTGCCCAACCAGGCCGCTGCCACCCTCTGGGTGCTGGCCATCGGTATCAGTGGCGCCTACCTGTTCGACCTGCTGCTCAAGACCATGCGCGGCCTGTGCCTGGACCTGGCCGGCAAGAAGACCGACCTGATCATCTCGGCGACGCTGTTCGAGCGCATCGTCGGCATGAGCATGAAATACCGCCCGGCGCGGGTCGGCTCGTTCGCGCAGAACATCCATGAATTCCAGACGCTGCGCGACTTCCTCAACTCGCTGACGCTGACCACCCTGATCGACCTGCCGTTCACCCTGCTGATCCTGCTGGTGATCGGCATCATCGGCGGGCCGCTGGTGTTCGTCCCGCTGGTGGCCTTCCCGCTGGCCGCGGGCCTGGGCTGGATACTGCAGAAGCCGCTGGTGGAAACCATGAACCGCACCATGGCGTTGTCAGCCGAGCGTCAGTCGAGCCTGATCGAGACCCTCGCCAGCCTCGATGCGGTGAAGGTGAACAACGCCGAAAGCGAACGCCAGTACCTCTGGGAGCAGACCATCGGCACCTTGAGTCGCCTGGAACTGCGGGTGAAGCTGCTGTCGTCCCTGGCGATGAACAGCACCGTGCTGATCCAGGCGCTGGCCGGGGTGGTGATGATCATTGGCGGGGTCTACCTGATCATCGCCGGCGACCTCTCCATGGGCGGCCTGATCGCCTGCTACATGCTCAACGGCCGCGCCCTCGGTCCGCTGACCCAGCTCTCCGGGCTGATCCAGCGCTACCAGCAGGCGCGCCTGTCCATGCACACCACCAACCAGATGATGGAACTGCCGCAGGAACGCAGCGCCGACGAGCGTCCGCTGACCCGTTCGCAACTGCTCGGCGGCATCGAGATGCGCGATCTGGACTTCGTCTACCCGAACCAGCAGGTGGCGGCGCTGCACGGCATCAACCTGCAGTTCCGCCCGGGCGAGAAGGTTGGCATCGTCGGCCGCAGCGGCTCGGGCAAGAGCTCCCTGGCCAAACTGATCGTCGGCCTCTACCAGCCGGACAAGGGCAATCTCCTGGTGGACGGCGCCGATGTGCGCCAGCTCGACATCAGCGAGCTGCGCCACAACATCGGCTACGTGCCGCAGGACATCAGCCTCTTCAGCGGCACCCTGCGCGACAACCTGGTGTCGGGTGCGCGCTACGTGGACGACGAGCGTGTGCTGGAAGTGGCTGAGCTGACCGGGGTGAACGAGTTCGTCCGCCTGCACCCGCAGGGCTACGAGTTGCAGGTCGGCGAGCGCGGCCTGAACCTCTCCGGCGGCCAGCGGCAGAACGTCGCCCTGGCCCGCGCGTTGTTGCTCGACCCGCCGATCCTGCTGCTCGACGAACCCACCAGCGCCATGGACAACGCCGGCGAGGAGCGACTGAAACAGCGCCTGCACGCGCTGATCGGCGACAAGACGCTGCTGCTGGTTACCCACCGCGCCTCCATGCTCAGCCTGGTGGATCGCCTGGTGATCATCGACAAGGGACGCATCATCGCCGACGGTCCGAAGGATGTGGTGATGGACGCATTGAAGAAGGGGCAGATCAGTGTCGCTTGATCCCAAAGGCAGTATTCGCCACGCCATCGGTGGCTATTTCAAGGGCGGCGACAACCTCTCCGGCCAGCCGCTACCCGAAGTCAGCAAGGCGCTGGTGGAAGACGCGCCGCGCGTCGTGCGCCTGACCATCTGGGTGCTGATCGGTTTCGTCCTGTTCCTCGGCCTGTGGGCGCACTTCGCGCAGATCGACGAAGTGACCCGCGGCGAAGGCAAGGCCATCCCCTCGTCCAAGGTGCAGAAGATCCAGAACCTGGAGGGCGGCATCGTCTCGCAGATCTTTGTCCGCGAGGGCGAGGTGGTGCAGGCCGGCCAATCGCTGATGCGCCTGGACCCGACCCGCTTCCAGTCCAACGTCGGCGAGACCGAGGCCGACCGCCTGGCGATGTTCCTGCGCGTGGAGCGGCTGTCCGCCGAGGTGGAAGATCGCGCGCTGAACATTCCCGATGACGTGCGCGCCAAGGTGCCGGGCCAGGCCAGCAGTGAAGAAGCGCTGTTCCACAGCCGCCAGCAGCAGCTCAAGGACGAAGTCGCCGGTCTTGAGCAGCAACTGGTGCAGAAGCAGCAGGAGCTGCGCGAGTTCGTCTCCAAGCAGTCGCAATACCGCAACAGCCTGGAACTGCTGCGCCAGGAAATCTCCATGTCCTCGCCGCTGGTGGCGCAGGGCGCCATGTCCCAGGTGGAGCTGCTTCGCCTGAAGCGCTCGGAAGTGGAAAACCGTGGCCAGCTCGATGCCACCACCCTGGCGATTCCCCGTGCCGAGGCGGCGGTGAAGGAAGTCGAGCGCAAGGTCGCCGAGACCCGTTCGCGCTTCCGCAGCGAGGCGCTGAAGGAGCTCAACGAGGCGCGCACCGAGCTGAGCAAGGCCGAGGCTACCGGCAAGGCCCTGGAAGACCGGGTCAGCCGTACCCTGGTCACCTCGCCGGTGCGCGGCATCGTCAAGCAACTGCTGGTCAACACCATCGGCGGCGTGATCCAGCCGGGCAGCGACCTCATCGAGATCGTTCCGCTGGACGACACCCTGCTGGTGGAAGCACGCATCCGTCCCCAGGACATCGCCTTCCTGCGGCCGGGGCAGCACGCGATGGTCAAGTTCACCGCCTACGACTACACCATCTACGGCGGACTGGAGGCGGACCTGGAGCAGATCGGCGCGGACACCGTCACCGACGATGACGGCAACAGTTTCTACCTGATCAAGCTGCGCACCCGAAAAAGCCACCTGGGCACCGATGAAAAGCCGCTGCTGATCATCCCCGGGATGATTGCCACCGTCGACATCATGACCGGCAAGAAGAGCATCCTGAGTTATCTGCTCAAGCCCATCCTGCGGGCCAAGGCGGAGGCGTTGCGGGAGCGGTGATCGATGAGGACCATTCGGTGGGATGGCCGCGTTGCCTTTGTAGGAGCGGACTCCGTCCGCGATGCTTTTGATTTTGGTGTTTCGCGCCGCTTCGGCGTGTGCTGGGACTTCTTGTTTCGCCCCCTCGGGCGACCTTCTTTGGCAAACGCCCCAAAGAAGGCAAAGGTCTTGCCCCTGTCATCCGGTTTTTCGCTTGGGGCGAAAAATTCCCTCGTCGAATCGAGGTTTCAGGGGCACGCTGCGAAGGGCCATCCCTGGCCCATCGCAGCTCTCGCGACATCCATGTCGCTCAACCCCTGAAACTTCGATTCAACGAGGCCTCCTGAAAGGGGCGGTCCGGAGTGCGCGGATGTTTCTCTGGAAATCTTTTTCAAGCCAGAGCCAGAGCGGTGGGCGCTCTTCCGTAGGAGCGGACCCTGTCCGCGAAATCCACCGCGACGAAATACGTTCCCACCGGAAATACACCTCAGCATGACGCCAGAGCCTGTAGGAGCAAGGTTGCTCGCAAACCCTCCGGACCCCGTCAATACGCCACGGTAAACCGCTGCTGATGATGGTTGGCCTGCTCGGCCTCGTCGATCATCGCCACCGCCAGGTCCGGCAGGGAGATGCGGCTTTCGCCCTTGGCGTCGAACAGTACCTGGTCGCCACCGATGCGGAAGCTGCCGGTGCGGGTTTCGCCGTCGAGCAGCATCGCCGGGCTGAGGAAGGCCCAGTCCAGTTCCTTCTCGCCGCGCAACTGGTCCAGCGCATCGGCTGCGCCCAGAGCGCCTTGCTTCCACTGTTCGGGGAATTCCGGGCTGTCCACCAGGCGCTGGCCGGGGGCGATCTCCAGGCTGCCGGCGCCGCCGAGTACCAGCAGGCGCTTCACACCCGAGGCCTTCACGCCATCGACGATCGAGCGGCTGCCTTTGGCATGGGCGCCACGGATATCCGGATTGCCCCAGCCGGAGTTGAAGGCGCTGATCACGGCGTCCTGGCCGGCGACGGCCCGGGCGACCTGGGCCGGATCGTAGACGTCGGCCTGGACCACCTTCAGGTTCGCACGCGCCGGCAGCTTCGCGGGGTCGCGCACCAGTGCGGTCACCTGGTGACCACGGCGCAGGGCTTCTTCGAGGAAGTAATGGCCAACGTGGCCGGTGGCGCCGATCAGGGCAATGTTCATGGGATCACCTCGTGTGGGGGAGGCCGCGCGTCGGCGGCAGGTGACTCATCTTCGGCGCGTGGCGGCCGGTGATAAAGCCCGGCAGGCGGCATGCACTCGTAAGCCTGGCTTAATAATCACCCCTTGATGTCGTCGTTCATCAGGCTCAGACCCCGGGCGACCGCCAGCGCGATGAACAGCGCGCCCATGATCGCTTCGCTACCGGCCAGCAGGCGTGCAAGCGGATGGATCGGCACGATGTCGCCGTAACCGATGGTGGTCAGGGTGATCATGCTGAAGTAGACGAAGCTGGCCATGTCCAGCGGACCATTGCCAGTCTGGAAACTGTGAGGGTGGAGGTGCTCGATCAGGTTGTAGGTGAGTGCGAAGGACAGCACGAAGTTCAGGTACAGCGCGCAGAGCCCGTAGAGCAGCTCGCGGGTTACCGGCCGCTGCTGGGTGACCCGGTGGAAGATACTGACGACCAGCAGCAGGATGAAGGCGATCTGTGGAATGCCGCGCTTGAGAAGGGGGTGGATTTGCCAGCTGTCGGGTACGAAGGACATGCACAGGCTGAGAATGCCCATGGCGCAGATCAGCTCGAACCACTTGCTGTGGCTGCGCACGGTGTTGATCCCGGCCAGGACCATCAGTAGCAGGCTGCCAAGCTCCATCAGCATGGGTGGGGAGGGGAGCGAGAGGACCAGCAGTGCCAACAGGACACTGTTGAGCAGCAGGCGGAAACGGTAGTGCGACAGGAATTGCTTCAAGGTGGTTGCCGGACGTGCAACTGAGGGCCGGCCAGTCTGGTCCAGCCCCTTGTCGGACTGCCATGCCTCGGACTAGGAATCAAAGAGCTTCTGTATGACAGAAAAGTCCTGTTCTCCATGCCCCTGCTTCACCAGCAGCCGATACAGCGCCAGGGCCAGGCTACCCATGGGCGTACTGTTGCCGCTGACCTGCGCGGTTTCCTGGGCCAGGCCCAGGTCCTTGGTCATCAGCGCAGCCATGAAGCCGCCGGTGTAGCCGCGAGACGCGGGGGCGTTCTCCATCACGCCGGGCCAGGGGTTGTACACCTCCAGCGCCCAGTTGCCGCCGGAGCTGCGGCGCATGATTTCCGACAGCACCACCGGGTCGAGGCCGTTGGCGGCGCCCAGCGCCAGGGATTCGGCAGTGCCGATCATCAGCACGGCGAGCAGTTGGTTATTGCACACCTTGGCCACCTGGCCGGCGCCGTCGCTGCCGGCGTGGAAGATGTTGCGGCCCATGGCGGAGAACACCGGGCGGGCGCGTTCGAGCACCTCGGCATCGCCACCGACCATGAAGGTCAGGGTGCCGGCGATGGCGCCGCCGGTGCCGCCGGAGACCGGCGCGTCGAGCATCGGGATGCCGCGTTCGGCGGCGGCCTGGTGGACCTTGCGCGCGGAGGCGGGGGCGATGGTGGAGCACTCCAGCACCAGGGTGCCGGGCGTGATGTGCGTCAGCAGGCCGTCGACGCCCAGGTAAAGCCCTTCGACGTGCTGGCTGGCCGGCAGCATAGTGATCACCAGGTCGGCGCCGTCGACCGCGTCATGGGCGCTGCGCGCCGCGCTGGCGCCCTGTGCGACCAGGCCGTCGATGGCGCTCTGCACCAGGTCGAACACGCGCAGCAGGTAGCCGGCCTTGATCAGGTTGGCGGCCATGGGGGCGCCCATGTGGCCGAGGCCGATGAAGGCGATGGTTTGCATGCTGGTTTCCTCCTGTTCAACGACAGGCACTCCAGCGCAAGGTATCTCCGTAGGATGGGTAGAGCCTGCGAAACCCATCAGGCCAGGGCGATGGGTTTCACTTCGTTCTACCCATCCTACGGTGGAGGGCGCGGCGGCTACAGATCCGCCAACGGATGCTCGCCCTCCCAGGTCGCGTCGAAGTGCGCATTCACCACAGCATCAGGTATGGCAGCGATATCCGGCCAGTGCCAGTGCGGGGCGTTGTCCTTGTCGATCAGCCGGGCGCGCACACCCTCCGGGAATTCCGGGTGGCGGCAGCAGTTCAGGCTCATCGCGTACTCCATGCGGAATACTTCGGCAGTCGACAGATGGCGCGCGCGACGAATCTGCTCCCAGACCAGGCGGGCGGTCAGCGGGCTGCCGGAGACCAGGGTCCTGGCCCCCTTGGCAATCACCATGTCGCTGTCCTCGGTGAGCGGCGCCAGCGCGTGCCAGGCCTCCACTACGTTGGCGCAGTCCAGCAGGGCG harbors:
- a CDS encoding HlyD family type I secretion periplasmic adaptor subunit, translated to MSLDPKGSIRHAIGGYFKGGDNLSGQPLPEVSKALVEDAPRVVRLTIWVLIGFVLFLGLWAHFAQIDEVTRGEGKAIPSSKVQKIQNLEGGIVSQIFVREGEVVQAGQSLMRLDPTRFQSNVGETEADRLAMFLRVERLSAEVEDRALNIPDDVRAKVPGQASSEEALFHSRQQQLKDEVAGLEQQLVQKQQELREFVSKQSQYRNSLELLRQEISMSSPLVAQGAMSQVELLRLKRSEVENRGQLDATTLAIPRAEAAVKEVERKVAETRSRFRSEALKELNEARTELSKAEATGKALEDRVSRTLVTSPVRGIVKQLLVNTIGGVIQPGSDLIEIVPLDDTLLVEARIRPQDIAFLRPGQHAMVKFTAYDYTIYGGLEADLEQIGADTVTDDDGNSFYLIKLRTRKSHLGTDEKPLLIIPGMIATVDIMTGKKSILSYLLKPILRAKAEALRER
- a CDS encoding type I secretion system permease/ATPase, whose protein sequence is MDQEVSRVSSRHDPRGLLDDPLLDSLLTLCQLHQKPASRAMLTSGLPLPEQRLSAELLPRAAARAGLQGRLLQRRLEQIPALALPAMLLLREGRCAVLLGWESDGQARLLLSESDGGEVRVSRELLLEDYSGQAFFAQPQHKFDLQHGELIPRVNSWFRDTLKRSRWLYVDAVAASLVINLIALAAPLFVMNVYDRVVPNQAAATLWVLAIGISGAYLFDLLLKTMRGLCLDLAGKKTDLIISATLFERIVGMSMKYRPARVGSFAQNIHEFQTLRDFLNSLTLTTLIDLPFTLLILLVIGIIGGPLVFVPLVAFPLAAGLGWILQKPLVETMNRTMALSAERQSSLIETLASLDAVKVNNAESERQYLWEQTIGTLSRLELRVKLLSSLAMNSTVLIQALAGVVMIIGGVYLIIAGDLSMGGLIACYMLNGRALGPLTQLSGLIQRYQQARLSMHTTNQMMELPQERSADERPLTRSQLLGGIEMRDLDFVYPNQQVAALHGINLQFRPGEKVGIVGRSGSGKSSLAKLIVGLYQPDKGNLLVDGADVRQLDISELRHNIGYVPQDISLFSGTLRDNLVSGARYVDDERVLEVAELTGVNEFVRLHPQGYELQVGERGLNLSGGQRQNVALARALLLDPPILLLDEPTSAMDNAGEERLKQRLHALIGDKTLLLVTHRASMLSLVDRLVIIDKGRIIADGPKDVVMDALKKGQISVA
- a CDS encoding TolC family outer membrane protein — its product is MRLRFASVVPFALSFVLPAHADTLNQAMQKAIDYHPEIQAGVNSRLAADKQLRAAEGGYLPSVDLLGGYGREGTDSPTTRAEGNDNWKTMSRGESSLRLQQMVFDGFATSSEVGRQQATVNSRAYSLLGTSERTALQVAQVYTDVLRRQEMVRLAEANLKRHQQVYDQISLRSARGVGRLADQDQAEARLAQAQNNLFTEKTNLADARTNYFSVVGSEPVDLAEPSGLNGQLPADLQAARRQLLENSPILRSAESDVAAAEKQYDAAKSTFYPRFDAELSTGADNNIDGDPGHNNEWQAMLRMRYNLFAGGSNKAELEAKSYQATQALDIRNNALRQLNEELGLSWNALANAREQLPIARQYVSYSTRVREAYQQQFTIGERTLLDLLDSENELFNASRRAVDLQYTELFTQYRIKATLGELLKSQGVVAPMATVVSNDVKPQVQLPGLN
- a CDS encoding potassium channel family protein, with translation MKQFLSHYRFRLLLNSVLLALLVLSLPSPPMLMELGSLLLMVLAGINTVRSHSKWFELICAMGILSLCMSFVPDSWQIHPLLKRGIPQIAFILLLVVSIFHRVTQQRPVTRELLYGLCALYLNFVLSFALTYNLIEHLHPHSFQTGNGPLDMASFVYFSMITLTTIGYGDIVPIHPLARLLAGSEAIMGALFIALAVARGLSLMNDDIKG
- a CDS encoding NAD(P)-dependent oxidoreductase, translated to MNIALIGATGHVGHYFLEEALRRGHQVTALVRDPAKLPARANLKVVQADVYDPAQVARAVAGQDAVISAFNSGWGNPDIRGAHAKGSRSIVDGVKASGVKRLLVLGGAGSLEIAPGQRLVDSPEFPEQWKQGALGAADALDQLRGEKELDWAFLSPAMLLDGETRTGSFRIGGDQVLFDAKGESRISLPDLAVAMIDEAEQANHHQQRFTVAY
- the mmsB gene encoding 3-hydroxyisobutyrate dehydrogenase, which gives rise to MQTIAFIGLGHMGAPMAANLIKAGYLLRVFDLVQSAIDGLVAQGASAARSAHDAVDGADLVITMLPASQHVEGLYLGVDGLLTHITPGTLVLECSTIAPASARKVHQAAAERGIPMLDAPVSGGTGGAIAGTLTFMVGGDAEVLERARPVFSAMGRNIFHAGSDGAGQVAKVCNNQLLAVLMIGTAESLALGAANGLDPVVLSEIMRRSSGGNWALEVYNPWPGVMENAPASRGYTGGFMAALMTKDLGLAQETAQVSGNSTPMGSLALALYRLLVKQGHGEQDFSVIQKLFDS